AACTTGAAGAAGCGGAGAGTTCGCCTTTATCACCGGATTTACCATTTCCAAAAAAAGGAATAAAAAAATCTGGGGATAACAGCGATCGGAAAGTTATTCTGCCATCGGAGTGCCAGTGTAAATATTCATTAGTTGAACTATATATAGAGAGGGTGAACTTCATGAGAAATTGTGCGATATATAGCTCTCAGTTTGACCTGGATCAGCTGTTTGAAGTGATTCAATCCATCTATCCCGAGGGTACGATTAAACGCCGGGAAGACAAGACTCATATTCAAGTGACTCAGAAAAAATGGCTCAGTAAGAAAAACAAAGGCTTTAATATCATGACCAGCCAGACACATCCTGAGGAATTTATGACAATGATTCAGGGGATGCTTGGGTTTTTGAGTCAGATTGAGGGGCGCAATGCTTCGCTCCAGGAAAAGGTACTGATCAAATGTTCCACACTTAATATGGTGGTTGGTATTGAGACGGAAGAGGATATCTCGGAAGAATTCTTCGGCGAGTTATTGCGGTTGGCTGATGCGCTGGATGCTGTTATCTTCTGGGGAGGTGGATCTCTGCTGAACGCACAAGGCCAGCTATTGCTGGATGTGAATGGAGAATCTGAGGTAGAGGATTACACGGTGACAGCGCACACCAGTTTCCTTGACGGTGACAGCCCCGAGTCGGAGTCGGGCATTCAACGTAAAGCACGATCCGAGCAACTGTTGACTGAACAAGGCATTCCGTATAATACGAACTTGCCCGCAAGAGCCGGAGACGAGCACACCACGATTCGGAGTAAAGAGGAAGTCGCGCGTCGTGCGGTTGCCCTATGTCTTGCCGCGCTTAAGGGAGAGTGTCTGGGAGCTGGTGAAAGTGCGGAAGATACCGCAGCACTGGTCCAGGAAGTGATCGACAAGTATGAGGCTGAATCCTTTTTCTCACCCATAGAGAAGAGGTTTATCGACCAGCACGGAGCAGAGCACCAGGAGATTATTTCCTTCTCCTGGGGATATGAAGCCTACCACGTAATGTTGTGGGCGCTTGGTTATGTGAAGGAACTGGGTGCACCAACGGAGTTATGTAACGTAGGGAAGGATGTCGGTTATTTGCAGCAGAAGGATAGTTTTACCGAATTTCTCTCCTATGCATCTCTGCGTAACAAGAGCGAGATTCTGGATGAAGCAGATCTAATATACCGTTATAACTGGGTGTGCGTGGATAGTCGGGTGAATGACAGAACACCTCCCGCTGGCCTGAATGGTGGAGTGGCTTATGAACGTCACCGTGCATTGAACTGGCTGATCTGTTATCTGGATCAGGCGTGGGATGATGTGCGTACAGATACGTAGAACGGGATGATGTTACGGCCTAGTGTAATAAACAATAAACATTACACAACATACAACAATGCAAATACCCCTATAGCCGCACGAATACGGTTAAAGGGGTATTTGGCGTGCTGTTCTGTGTGGACATAAGCATTATTCCATATATGCTTAATATGTATATCCACACATATTCACCAGCATGTATTATACCTTTACCCACTATGCCTACCAAACTGTTCACGAATAATGACGTCAGCAAGAATTGATTTTTTCTCGACGTTACTTTCTGGATTTGCAATGCGCCATAACATCTGATCCACTGCACGCGCACCGAGCAACTCCTTGTTCACATTAACTGTAGCCAATAATGGGATGTTGTCGTATAGATTATCAAATCCCGTGACAACACACTGATCGGGTACACGAATACCCATACTCTCAAGGGCTTCTATGGTGTATAGCCCATAGAAATCATTCGCACATACAAACACTTCAGGCAGGTTATCCTCACTGATCACCGAAGTGAACGTCTGGCGGAACTCATCCAATGCCTGATTACTCAGCTCGGGAATCTGATGTATTTCCATCCCATGACCCATAAGCACAGAAGTATACGCAATCCAGCGTTCATAGAAGCTATGAGCATCCCCGATATTGCCAATGAACTGGAATGTTTTGAAACCCTTGCGGAGCAAATAGAGCATGATCTCTCGCATGGATGCGAAGTTATCGGTGAATATGCTGTCACTGTGAAAAACAGGGTCCAGATGATCCACCATCACAACCGGAATACTGAGACGCTTGATTTCAAGCAGAATCGGGGTCGAGATAGAGCCAACGGTAATGATCCCTCGAATGGCATCCGGGTTGAGTAGGGTAAATAGCTGGTCTGCTGAGGGTTCCGTTAAGGTCAGAATATTAATCCCTTTTTGGTTCAGCTTGGAAGAGATCCCGTTAAAGACGGGTCCCCAGTATACGGAGTCTTGATTTTGGTACCGAACATTGGGAAACAAAATCAAGATCGTTCCGCTTGAACGTGTGTTCTTCGGTTCCTGAGATTCATTGTTGTTATACAGTTCACCAGACAACATGCTGTTATCTTTGAAATATCCAAGCTTGCCAGCGGCCTTGAGAATGACATCCCTCGTTTGATCGCTAACTCCCGATTTTCCAGACAAAGCTCGTGACACCGCGAATTTCGACAAACCCGTAAAATGTGCAATCTCCTGAATTGTTACCTTTGTCTTCATCATACCATCCTTACACTCGTAGTTCTGCCGTATTCCTTATTTGGAGCGATATCCAACTGATCCCGGGGCGTATCTTATGACTCCGAAAGGAGCAGATTTTGCCGAATTTTCGTTCCAGGCCAGGAACTTTTTCGCAGGCGTACCGGGGTACGTCAAGAGAAAGTGACGCAGCAGGGGGCGAAAAGGCGGTGAAAGATGCCCTTAAGTGAGATTTAAGACACGCCCTAGTATAACATGATGTATTTCTCTTAATCTAATAACGGACAGAGAATTCAAAATGTTAGTGATGCACAGTATTTTAGGATGAACATTCAACGTGAAGGTAAGCATACTTTCAGATAGTATGACGAAATTTGTCTGCTTAATTATTATTTTGTTATTTTATAAAAATAACAAAATAAACAAAGTTAGAATCATGGTTTAATATGTTTGTACTTAGAGTCCAGGATATTGAATAAGCTGTTATACAGGTATATCACAGCTTTATCAGCATTTTATCAGAATAATTAGAAAATGTTAACAACAAAAATGTTGACGCTTACATTTTGCTGTGTTAAATTTTGTTTGTCAAAAACAAACAAGAAAATAACAAATGGTGGTGGTTATTTATTTTCGATTTGTTGATAATCGGGGTTAATGATTTAGGGTGAACCATGATTGGTATACACATTCGGGGAGGTTGTTAAAATCATGATGAGAAGATGGAATGTTCTACCTCTGATGTTATTGGCCGTGATGCTTTTTGTATCCGCTTGCAGTGGTGGGGGGACAGCACAGACGGGAACCGATGCAGAGGGAACGACGAACTCAGGCAACGGCACCGAAGTCGCTGAGACAGAAAAAGAAGGCGCAGTGGAAGAAGCTGTGGTTGATGTTCCTGATCTGGGTGGACGTATCATCAAGGTCGCGGCCTGGTGGGACTTGAAACCGGCGGGAGAGACGGCCTCCGATAAGGCCAGACTTGATAAAATTGCAGAGGTTGAGAAGAAATACAACGTGAAACTGGAGTTTGTTAACGTACCTTTTGAAGAATACATGAACAAATTCACAACGTCTGCACTGGCTGGCGAACCGTTCGCCGACATCGTTCAGATGGAGTACAAATCCGCACTACCCGCCATCCTCAAAGGGCAACTATTGCCCATCTCCGAATTCACTACACCTGAGAATAACATCAACCAAGAGGCTAACCTGATTGCAAAATTTCCTGCCATTGCAGGCAACGAATATGCCTTCGAATCTCCAACCAGCATTGGTCTGGGACTTCACTATAACCGTGACTTGTTCAAAAAATTATCTTTGCCTGATCCTCAAGAACTGTATAACCAAGGTAAATGGGATTGGGATAAATTCATGGAACTTGCCAAACAGGCAACCAAAGATACCAATAACGACGGCAAAACTGACGTATACGGATTTTCTGGCTGGGCCCTTGATGTCGTTCGCCATTTTACCGCAGCCAATGGTGGAACGATCGTGGATGATACCAATAGCAAAGAAGGATTGTCCGATCCGAAAACGATTGAAGCTGCCGAATTCGTCAAACGCCTGTATAACGTGGAAAATGTCGTGAAGGTCAAAACCGGCGACAAAACCAATTGGGAGGAAAGCAATACGTTCAAAGATGGAGATGTAGCTCTGTTCACCGCTGCTGAATGGCAGTTGGGCGATCTCACCTTTGCTGTTGGTGTTGTGCCGATTCCGAACGGGCCTCAGGGTAGCAAAGAGGTAACGTATGCAAACAACGCAGCATCAGCGAAGTTCATTCCAAAAGGTGTGGAAGATCCAAAGATCGTCTACCAAATCTATGAAGAGACCTTCGACATCCCGCAGATTGAAGAGTATCCAGGTCAAGATTATCTGGAGAGTCGTTATACCGACGAGAAGGATATTGCGATCATTCGCGAGCACATCGCTGGAACCGGCCGCATCTTGCTGGATGATGCCTACACAGGATACCCTTTCGGGGATTATGTGAACGATATCATCAAAAACAATGCTTCCGTGACAGCAACAGCCGAGAAATACAAAGCACAGGCACAAGCTGCAATTGATAAACTCGGCAAACAATAACAACACTTATCACCAGCAAACGATTCAGGCAGGGGGGCTCGTGTCGGCAATGTTGCACGGAGCCCCTTTTCCTGAACCACCAAATCGGCATTGCTGGCATCAGCCTTGATGAGGAGGACTCGTAGGATGGCTGGAATTCTACAACGTAAGACATGGATATTGTCCACAGTAATCATCGTGGCGGCAGCCTGCATCATTCTATATATAACTTCCGGCGCTGATGGAAAGAGTGCAA
This Paenibacillus xylanexedens DNA region includes the following protein-coding sequences:
- a CDS encoding ABC transporter substrate-binding protein, translating into MMRRWNVLPLMLLAVMLFVSACSGGGTAQTGTDAEGTTNSGNGTEVAETEKEGAVEEAVVDVPDLGGRIIKVAAWWDLKPAGETASDKARLDKIAEVEKKYNVKLEFVNVPFEEYMNKFTTSALAGEPFADIVQMEYKSALPAILKGQLLPISEFTTPENNINQEANLIAKFPAIAGNEYAFESPTSIGLGLHYNRDLFKKLSLPDPQELYNQGKWDWDKFMELAKQATKDTNNDGKTDVYGFSGWALDVVRHFTAANGGTIVDDTNSKEGLSDPKTIEAAEFVKRLYNVENVVKVKTGDKTNWEESNTFKDGDVALFTAAEWQLGDLTFAVGVVPIPNGPQGSKEVTYANNAASAKFIPKGVEDPKIVYQIYEETFDIPQIEEYPGQDYLESRYTDEKDIAIIREHIAGTGRILLDDAYTGYPFGDYVNDIIKNNASVTATAEKYKAQAQAAIDKLGKQ
- a CDS encoding DUF4272 domain-containing protein, which encodes MRNCAIYSSQFDLDQLFEVIQSIYPEGTIKRREDKTHIQVTQKKWLSKKNKGFNIMTSQTHPEEFMTMIQGMLGFLSQIEGRNASLQEKVLIKCSTLNMVVGIETEEDISEEFFGELLRLADALDAVIFWGGGSLLNAQGQLLLDVNGESEVEDYTVTAHTSFLDGDSPESESGIQRKARSEQLLTEQGIPYNTNLPARAGDEHTTIRSKEEVARRAVALCLAALKGECLGAGESAEDTAALVQEVIDKYEAESFFSPIEKRFIDQHGAEHQEIISFSWGYEAYHVMLWALGYVKELGAPTELCNVGKDVGYLQQKDSFTEFLSYASLRNKSEILDEADLIYRYNWVCVDSRVNDRTPPAGLNGGVAYERHRALNWLICYLDQAWDDVRTDT
- a CDS encoding LacI family DNA-binding transcriptional regulator codes for the protein MMKTKVTIQEIAHFTGLSKFAVSRALSGKSGVSDQTRDVILKAAGKLGYFKDNSMLSGELYNNNESQEPKNTRSSGTILILFPNVRYQNQDSVYWGPVFNGISSKLNQKGINILTLTEPSADQLFTLLNPDAIRGIITVGSISTPILLEIKRLSIPVVMVDHLDPVFHSDSIFTDNFASMREIMLYLLRKGFKTFQFIGNIGDAHSFYERWIAYTSVLMGHGMEIHQIPELSNQALDEFRQTFTSVISEDNLPEVFVCANDFYGLYTIEALESMGIRVPDQCVVTGFDNLYDNIPLLATVNVNKELLGARAVDQMLWRIANPESNVEKKSILADVIIREQFGRHSG